Proteins encoded by one window of Taeniopygia guttata chromosome 1A, bTaeGut7.mat, whole genome shotgun sequence:
- the PYROXD1 gene encoding pyridine nucleotide-disulfide oxidoreductase domain-containing protein 1 isoform X2 encodes MAGPGGAARSRFAVVGGGIAGVTCAEKLAAEFPSEDIFLVTASPVIKAVTNFKQVSKTLEEFDVEEQPSSLLEKRYPNIRVIQSGVKQLKSDEHAFQKNLAQAERIVVVGNGGIALELVYEIQGCEVIWAIKDKAIGNTFFDSGAAEFLLPKLTAEGRETPIECKRTKYTVEGSEEKGRPTGASDKLGSALGPDWHEGLHLKGTKEFSHKVHIETLCEVKKIHFQQEFIQLQWTSLTFPKGEKNVEADEVLWPVYVELSNGKIYGCNFIVSATGVVPNVEPFLDGNNFAVGEDGGLKVDKHMHTSLPDVFAAGDICTAAWEPSPVWHQMRLWTQARQMGWYAAKCMAADALGESIDMDFSFELFAHITKFFNYKVVVLGRYNAQGLGSDHELILRCTKGHEYVKVVMQNGRMMGAVLIGETDLEETFENLILNQMDLSAYGEDLLNPDIDIEDYFD; translated from the exons ATggcggggcccggcggcgcggcgcggagCCGCTTCGCCGTGGTGGGCGGCGGCATCGCGGGGGTCACCTGCGCCGAGAAG CTGGCTGCAGAGTTCCCATCAGAAGACATTTTTTTAGTGACAGCTTCCCCAGTTATAAAAGCTGTAACTAATTTCAAGCAG GTCTCCAAAACACTTGAGGAATTTGATGTCGAAGAGCAACCAAGTTCCCTATTAGAAAAACGATATCCCAATATTAGAGTTATACAATCTGGAGTAAAACAGCTGAAAAGTGATGAACAT GCTTTTCAGAAGAATTTGGCTCAAGCTGAGAGAATAGTGGTGGTAGGAAATGGTGGGATTGCCCTTGAATTAGT GTATGAAATTCAAGGCTGTGAAGTAATCTGGGCTATCAAAGACAAAGCCATTGGGAACACTTTCTTTGATTCAGGAGCAGCTGAATTCCTCCTTCCAAAGCTCACTGCTGAAGGCCGAGAGACTCCAATTGAGTGTAAAAGAACCAAGTACACAGTGGAAG GAAGTGAGGAGAAAGGAAGACCTACAGGAGCATCTGACAAGCTAGGCAGTGCCTTAGGCCCCGACTGGCATGAGGGCTTACACCTTAAAGGGACTAAGGAG ttttctCATAAAGTACATATTGAAACACTGTGTGAAGTAAAGAAAATACACTTCCAGCAAGAATTTATCCAACTGCAGTGGACTTCCTTGACTTTTcctaaaggagagaaaaatgtagAAGCAGATGAGG TGCTGTGGCCTGTATATGTGGAATTAAGTAATGGAAAAATTTATGGATGCAATTTCATTGTCAGTGCAACTGGAGTTGTGCCAAATGTTGAACCATTTCTGGATGGCAATAAT TTTGCTGTGGGTGAAGATGGAGGACTGAAGGTAGACAAGCACATGCACACGTCGCTGCCAGATGTGTTTGCAGCTGGAGATATCTGCACAGCAGCGTGGGAGCCCAGCCCCGTGTGGCACCAG ATGAGGCTGTGGACCCAAGCTCGGCAGATGGGATGGTATGCAGCAAAGTGCATGGCAGCAGATGCTTTAGGGGAATCTATTGATATGGATTTCAGCTTTGAACTATTTGCCCACATTACAAAATTTTTCAATTACAAG GTGGTGGTTTTGGGAAGGTACAATGCTCAGGGCCTGGGCTCAGACCACGAGCTGATCCTGAGATGTACCAAAGGCCACGAGTACGTGAAAGTGGTGATGCAGAACGGCCGAATGATGGGAGCTGTGCTCATTGGCGAAACAGACTTGGAAGAAACTTttgaaaacttaattttaaatcaaatgGATCTTTCAGCCTATGGTGAAGATCTCCTAAATCCAGATATTGATATAGAAGATTATTTTGATTGA
- the PYROXD1 gene encoding pyridine nucleotide-disulfide oxidoreductase domain-containing protein 1 isoform X1 — protein MAGPGGAARSRFAVVGGGIAGVTCAEKLAAEFPSEDIFLVTASPVIKAVTNFKQVSKTLEEFDVEEQPSSLLEKRYPNIRVIQSGVKQLKSDEHKIYTEDGKEYIYEKLCLCAGAKPKLIVEGNPYVLGIRDTDSAQAFQKNLAQAERIVVVGNGGIALELVYEIQGCEVIWAIKDKAIGNTFFDSGAAEFLLPKLTAEGRETPIECKRTKYTVEGSEEKGRPTGASDKLGSALGPDWHEGLHLKGTKEFSHKVHIETLCEVKKIHFQQEFIQLQWTSLTFPKGEKNVEADEVLWPVYVELSNGKIYGCNFIVSATGVVPNVEPFLDGNNFAVGEDGGLKVDKHMHTSLPDVFAAGDICTAAWEPSPVWHQMRLWTQARQMGWYAAKCMAADALGESIDMDFSFELFAHITKFFNYKVVVLGRYNAQGLGSDHELILRCTKGHEYVKVVMQNGRMMGAVLIGETDLEETFENLILNQMDLSAYGEDLLNPDIDIEDYFD, from the exons ATggcggggcccggcggcgcggcgcggagCCGCTTCGCCGTGGTGGGCGGCGGCATCGCGGGGGTCACCTGCGCCGAGAAG CTGGCTGCAGAGTTCCCATCAGAAGACATTTTTTTAGTGACAGCTTCCCCAGTTATAAAAGCTGTAACTAATTTCAAGCAG GTCTCCAAAACACTTGAGGAATTTGATGTCGAAGAGCAACCAAGTTCCCTATTAGAAAAACGATATCCCAATATTAGAGTTATACAATCTGGAGTAAAACAGCTGAAAAGTGATGAACAT AAAATTTACACTGAAGATGGGAAAGAATACATATATGAAAAACTCTGCCTGTGCGCTGGAGCCAAACCAAAATTAATTGTTGAAGGGAACCCGTATGTATTAGGAATCCGGGACACTGACAGTGCACAG GCTTTTCAGAAGAATTTGGCTCAAGCTGAGAGAATAGTGGTGGTAGGAAATGGTGGGATTGCCCTTGAATTAGT GTATGAAATTCAAGGCTGTGAAGTAATCTGGGCTATCAAAGACAAAGCCATTGGGAACACTTTCTTTGATTCAGGAGCAGCTGAATTCCTCCTTCCAAAGCTCACTGCTGAAGGCCGAGAGACTCCAATTGAGTGTAAAAGAACCAAGTACACAGTGGAAG GAAGTGAGGAGAAAGGAAGACCTACAGGAGCATCTGACAAGCTAGGCAGTGCCTTAGGCCCCGACTGGCATGAGGGCTTACACCTTAAAGGGACTAAGGAG ttttctCATAAAGTACATATTGAAACACTGTGTGAAGTAAAGAAAATACACTTCCAGCAAGAATTTATCCAACTGCAGTGGACTTCCTTGACTTTTcctaaaggagagaaaaatgtagAAGCAGATGAGG TGCTGTGGCCTGTATATGTGGAATTAAGTAATGGAAAAATTTATGGATGCAATTTCATTGTCAGTGCAACTGGAGTTGTGCCAAATGTTGAACCATTTCTGGATGGCAATAAT TTTGCTGTGGGTGAAGATGGAGGACTGAAGGTAGACAAGCACATGCACACGTCGCTGCCAGATGTGTTTGCAGCTGGAGATATCTGCACAGCAGCGTGGGAGCCCAGCCCCGTGTGGCACCAG ATGAGGCTGTGGACCCAAGCTCGGCAGATGGGATGGTATGCAGCAAAGTGCATGGCAGCAGATGCTTTAGGGGAATCTATTGATATGGATTTCAGCTTTGAACTATTTGCCCACATTACAAAATTTTTCAATTACAAG GTGGTGGTTTTGGGAAGGTACAATGCTCAGGGCCTGGGCTCAGACCACGAGCTGATCCTGAGATGTACCAAAGGCCACGAGTACGTGAAAGTGGTGATGCAGAACGGCCGAATGATGGGAGCTGTGCTCATTGGCGAAACAGACTTGGAAGAAACTTttgaaaacttaattttaaatcaaatgGATCTTTCAGCCTATGGTGAAGATCTCCTAAATCCAGATATTGATATAGAAGATTATTTTGATTGA
- the RECQL gene encoding ATP-dependent DNA helicase Q1 isoform X1 — protein MTAVAVLEEVLVSIENELQAVEMQIQELVDKQQELLQKKMRVKNLIKQSSGDLEAGGSKDTETSAEEWNKKDFPWYEKIKTALQSRFKLQKFRSLQLETVNAAMAGKDIFLVMPTGGGKSLCYQLPAVCSDGFTLVICPLISLMEDQLMVLEQLGISAALLNASSSKEHVKWVHTEMLKRNSQLKLIYVTPEKIAKSKMFMSKLEKAYQAGCLARIAVDEVHCCSQWGHDFRPDYKSLGILKRQFPNTPLIGLTATATNHVLKDAQNILHVQKCITFTASFNRPNLYYEVRHKPSNNEDFIEDIVKTINGRYKGMSGIVYCFSQKDSEQVTVSLQKLGIKAGTYHANMDAKYKTKVHKGWATNQIQVVVATVAFGMGIDKPDVRFVIHHSMSKSMENYYQESGRAGRDDQKADCILYYGFGDIFRISSMVVMENVGQEKLYDMVSYCQNMNKCRRVLIAHHFDEVWDSANCNRMCDNCCREKECEKMDVTGYCSDLIKILEQADSMSEKLTPLKLIDAWSGKGVSKFRVPEVTPPKHTREELERIIAHLLLQQYLKEDFSFTAFATISYLKVGPKARLLKNEGHIITIEGITNSKSFFKVKSSQSSNSKGSRENAQTGSKTVQDSVVKKSQEHKRPSSGPNLKAKKPKLQAGANDQPVLID, from the exons ATGACAGCTGTTGCAG TGCTAGAGGAGGTGCTGGTGTCCATTGAGAATGAGCTGCAAGCAGTGGAGATGCAGATACAGGAGCTTGTGGATAAGCAGCAGGAACTCCTTCAAAAGAAGATGAGAGTAAAGAATCTGATAAAACAGTCCTCAGGAGACTTGGAGGCAGGTGGAAGTAAAGACACTGAAACCTCAGCTGAGGAATGGAACAAAAAAG ATTTTCCATGGTATGAGAAGATAAAAACTGCACTGCAGAGCAGATTTAAACTCCAGAAGTTTAGATCCCTGCAACTTGAAACAGTAAATGCTGCAATGGCAGGGAAGGATATATTTCTTGTCATGCCTACAGGTGGTGGGAAGAGCCTTTGTTACCAGTTACCAGCTGTCTGTTCTGATG GTTTCACACTGGTGATATGTCCTTTGATATCTCTCATGGAAGATCAGCTCATGGTTTTGGAGCAGCTTGGTATCTCTGCAGCTTTATTAAATGCCTCAAGCAGCAAG GAGCACGTGAAGTGGGTCCACACGGAAATGCTGAAGAGGAATTCACAGCTGAAGCTCATTTATGTGACCCCTGAGAAGATTGCAAAGAGCAAAATGTTCATGTCCAAGCTGGAGAAGGCTTATCAGGCCGGGTGCCTGGCTCGCATCGCTGTGGATGAGGTGCATTGCTGCAGTCAGTGGGGCCATGACTTCAGGCCTG ACTACAAGTCTCTTGGTATCCTGAAAAGACAGTTTCCCAATACTCCCTTGATTGGATTGACAGCAACAGCTACCAATCATGTTTTAAAAGATGCTCAGAACATTTTGCACGTTCAGAAGTGCATTACCTTTACTGCTTCCTTCAATCGGCCCAACCTTTACTATGAG GTTCGGCATAAGCCTTCAAATAATGAAGATTTCATTGAGGATATAGTTAAGACCATTAATGGAAGATACAAAGGAATGTCAG GAATTGTTTACTGCTTTTCTCAGAAGGATTCTGAGCAAGTTACTGTGAGTTTGCAGAAACTGGGAATCAAAGCAGGGACTTACCATGCAAACATGGATGCTAAATATAAAACCAAAGTTCATAAAGGATGGGCAACAAATCAAATCCAG gtTGTAGTGGCAACTGTTGCTTTTGGCATGGGAATTGATAAACCTGATGTGAGGTTTGTAATTCACCACTCTATGAGCAAGTCCATGGAAAACTACTACCAAGAGAGTGGACGTGCAG GTAGAGATGACCAAAAGGCTGACTGCATTTTGTATTATGGGTTTGGAGATATATTCAGAATCAGCTCAATGGTGGTGATGGAAAATGTTGGCCAAGAGAAGCTGTATGATATGGTGTCTTATTGCCAAAATATGAACAA GTGTCGCCGGGTGCTCATAGCCCACCACTTCGATGAAGTGTGGGATTCTGCAAACTGCAACAGAATGTGTGATAACTGCTGTAGAGAGAAGG AATGTGAGAAGATGGATGTAACAGGATACTGCAGTGATCTAATAAAGATCCTTGAGCAAGCTGACAGCATGAGTGAGAAACTCACCCCACTGAAATTAATCGATGCCTGGTCTGGGAAAGGGGTGTCCAAATTCAGGGTCCCTGAAGTTACTCCACCCAAGCACACTCgagaggagctggagagaatTATTGCCCATTTACTGCTGCAGCAGTATCTGAA GGAGGATTTCAGCTTCACAGCCTTTGCTACAATATCCTACCTGAAGGTAGGACCAAAAGCCCGGCTGCTGAAAAACGAGGGACACATCATCACCATAGAAGGGATAACAAACAGCAAAAGCTTTTTCAAG GTCAAATCATCTCAGTCTTCAAATTCaaaaggaagcagagaaaatgcCCAGACTGGATCAAAGACTGTCCAGGATTCAGTGGTGAAGAAATCACAGGAACATAAACGGCCGAGCTCTGGTCCTAACTTAAAAGCAAAGAAGCCTAAGCTTCAGGCAGGTGCAAATGACCAACCAGTGCTTATTGACTGA
- the RECQL gene encoding ATP-dependent DNA helicase Q1 isoform X2 — protein MTAVAVLEEVLVSIENELQAVEMQIQELVDKQQELLQKKMRVKNLIKQSSGDLEAGGSKDTETSAEEWNKKDFPWYEKIKTALQSRFKLQKFRSLQLETVNAAMAGKDIFLVMPTGGGKSLCYQLPAVCSDGFTLVICPLISLMEDQLMVLEQLGISAALLNASSSKEHVKWVHTEMLKRNSQLKLIYVTPEKIAKSKMFMSKLEKAYQAGCLARIAVDEVHCCSQWGHDFRPDYKSLGILKRQFPNTPLIGLTATATNHVLKDAQNILHVQKCITFTASFNRPNLYYEVRHKPSNNEDFIEDIVKTINGRYKGMSGIVYCFSQKDSEQVTVSLQKLGIKAGTYHANMDAKYKTKVHKGWATNQIQVVVATVAFGMGIDKPDVRFVIHHSMSKSMENYYQESGRAGRDDQKADCILYYGFGDIFRISSMVVMENVGQEKLYDMVSYCQNMNKCRRVLIAHHFDEVWDSANCNRMCDNCCREKECEKMDVTGYCSDLIKILEQADSMSEKLTPLKLIDAWSGKGVSKFRVPEVTPPKHTREELERIIAHLLLQQYLKSNHLSLQIQKEAEKMPRLDQRLSRIQW, from the exons ATGACAGCTGTTGCAG TGCTAGAGGAGGTGCTGGTGTCCATTGAGAATGAGCTGCAAGCAGTGGAGATGCAGATACAGGAGCTTGTGGATAAGCAGCAGGAACTCCTTCAAAAGAAGATGAGAGTAAAGAATCTGATAAAACAGTCCTCAGGAGACTTGGAGGCAGGTGGAAGTAAAGACACTGAAACCTCAGCTGAGGAATGGAACAAAAAAG ATTTTCCATGGTATGAGAAGATAAAAACTGCACTGCAGAGCAGATTTAAACTCCAGAAGTTTAGATCCCTGCAACTTGAAACAGTAAATGCTGCAATGGCAGGGAAGGATATATTTCTTGTCATGCCTACAGGTGGTGGGAAGAGCCTTTGTTACCAGTTACCAGCTGTCTGTTCTGATG GTTTCACACTGGTGATATGTCCTTTGATATCTCTCATGGAAGATCAGCTCATGGTTTTGGAGCAGCTTGGTATCTCTGCAGCTTTATTAAATGCCTCAAGCAGCAAG GAGCACGTGAAGTGGGTCCACACGGAAATGCTGAAGAGGAATTCACAGCTGAAGCTCATTTATGTGACCCCTGAGAAGATTGCAAAGAGCAAAATGTTCATGTCCAAGCTGGAGAAGGCTTATCAGGCCGGGTGCCTGGCTCGCATCGCTGTGGATGAGGTGCATTGCTGCAGTCAGTGGGGCCATGACTTCAGGCCTG ACTACAAGTCTCTTGGTATCCTGAAAAGACAGTTTCCCAATACTCCCTTGATTGGATTGACAGCAACAGCTACCAATCATGTTTTAAAAGATGCTCAGAACATTTTGCACGTTCAGAAGTGCATTACCTTTACTGCTTCCTTCAATCGGCCCAACCTTTACTATGAG GTTCGGCATAAGCCTTCAAATAATGAAGATTTCATTGAGGATATAGTTAAGACCATTAATGGAAGATACAAAGGAATGTCAG GAATTGTTTACTGCTTTTCTCAGAAGGATTCTGAGCAAGTTACTGTGAGTTTGCAGAAACTGGGAATCAAAGCAGGGACTTACCATGCAAACATGGATGCTAAATATAAAACCAAAGTTCATAAAGGATGGGCAACAAATCAAATCCAG gtTGTAGTGGCAACTGTTGCTTTTGGCATGGGAATTGATAAACCTGATGTGAGGTTTGTAATTCACCACTCTATGAGCAAGTCCATGGAAAACTACTACCAAGAGAGTGGACGTGCAG GTAGAGATGACCAAAAGGCTGACTGCATTTTGTATTATGGGTTTGGAGATATATTCAGAATCAGCTCAATGGTGGTGATGGAAAATGTTGGCCAAGAGAAGCTGTATGATATGGTGTCTTATTGCCAAAATATGAACAA GTGTCGCCGGGTGCTCATAGCCCACCACTTCGATGAAGTGTGGGATTCTGCAAACTGCAACAGAATGTGTGATAACTGCTGTAGAGAGAAGG AATGTGAGAAGATGGATGTAACAGGATACTGCAGTGATCTAATAAAGATCCTTGAGCAAGCTGACAGCATGAGTGAGAAACTCACCCCACTGAAATTAATCGATGCCTGGTCTGGGAAAGGGGTGTCCAAATTCAGGGTCCCTGAAGTTACTCCACCCAAGCACACTCgagaggagctggagagaatTATTGCCCATTTACTGCTGCAGCAGTATCTGAA GTCAAATCATCTCAGTCTTCAAATTCaaaaggaagcagagaaaatgcCCAGACTGGATCAAAGACTGTCCAGGATTCAGTGGTGA